From Alteromonas sp. RKMC-009, one genomic window encodes:
- a CDS encoding pilus assembly FimT family protein: MRYQVSRQSGFTLIELIIVIIMLGVLSVTALPRFVNLSSEANAAVINTLAGALKSTANIAHTKAIIAKRNGGFNNGFDFDGVYFDKGYPLALSFGDSDGIPEIMELMSFGANDFTWADNFNGQSASGDLTREIYITVRSKINQGVGHNEVVATACYVSYETFVDVYKPPEIIVDVSGC; encoded by the coding sequence ATGCGTTATCAGGTATCCAGACAATCCGGATTCACGCTTATTGAACTGATCATCGTCATCATTATGCTTGGCGTATTATCGGTCACGGCATTGCCGCGCTTTGTGAACCTGTCATCTGAAGCCAATGCTGCTGTTATTAATACCCTTGCCGGCGCACTGAAATCCACTGCGAACATTGCTCACACTAAAGCCATCATCGCCAAACGGAACGGCGGATTTAATAATGGTTTTGATTTTGATGGTGTCTATTTCGACAAAGGCTATCCGCTGGCGCTTTCGTTCGGTGATAGTGACGGCATTCCGGAAATAATGGAACTGATGAGTTTTGGTGCCAATGACTTCACCTGGGCCGATAATTTCAACGGCCAGTCTGCCAGCGGCGATCTTACCCGTGAAATTTACATCACTGTTCGAAGTAAAATTAACCAGGGTGTGGGGCATAACGAAGTGGTTGCCACGGCCTGCTATGTTTCCTACGAAACCTTTGTGGACGTGTATAAGCCTCCTGAAATTATTGTTGATGTTTCAGGGTGTTAA
- a CDS encoding helix-turn-helix domain-containing protein, protein MDKTLFNLHDLVLLLIAFECLVVAIYIGFNRSGRSFPTSLLIAFFVVHACIAVHELVLWGSTFRYWVLESSPNYFFTLNFAYWLDGPLLFLFACAVTQQDFALKRWHAFFLLPLLVFGVFIYQHFYALPYDVRVTLIKNYSFADFDYVFMDLLAKLIRVAFAVYAVLLILKSDSQIKEKYNVPAWLPKVLMVLTGILAWETMLSAIKVYHSLYGFPYYEVVELIGLASYYMQFGLLNVVIFMAASHFLRAQPVKAKTVQREPVSEALIGRLESTMESERPYLNQNLSFERLAEKLDIPVKELSNAINRHYEVNFYEFINNYRIQEARQMLEDPAHNDKSITNIFYDAGFNSKSVYNTLFKKKFNKTPSQYRNDFKNKQARQSA, encoded by the coding sequence ATGGATAAAACCCTCTTCAACTTACATGATTTGGTTCTCCTTCTTATCGCTTTTGAATGTCTGGTAGTAGCTATTTACATTGGCTTTAACCGGTCCGGAAGAAGTTTTCCAACCAGCTTACTTATCGCATTTTTTGTGGTGCACGCGTGTATTGCAGTGCATGAGCTGGTGTTATGGGGAAGCACTTTCCGCTACTGGGTACTGGAGTCATCGCCCAACTATTTTTTCACGTTGAATTTTGCCTACTGGCTGGATGGTCCGCTGCTGTTTTTGTTTGCCTGCGCGGTGACACAGCAGGACTTTGCACTGAAGCGGTGGCACGCTTTCTTTTTACTGCCCTTGCTGGTGTTTGGCGTTTTCATTTACCAGCATTTTTATGCGCTACCCTACGATGTCAGGGTGACATTGATTAAAAACTACAGCTTCGCCGACTTTGACTATGTCTTTATGGATTTGTTGGCAAAGCTTATCCGGGTAGCCTTCGCTGTCTATGCGGTGCTGCTGATTTTAAAGAGCGACAGCCAGATAAAAGAAAAATACAACGTACCGGCCTGGCTGCCGAAAGTATTGATGGTGCTGACAGGGATCCTGGCGTGGGAAACCATGCTGAGCGCCATCAAAGTGTACCATTCACTGTACGGCTTCCCGTATTACGAAGTCGTTGAATTGATAGGACTGGCGTCCTATTACATGCAATTCGGGCTGCTGAATGTTGTTATTTTTATGGCTGCATCCCACTTTTTGCGGGCTCAACCGGTGAAAGCCAAAACTGTTCAGCGGGAGCCGGTCAGCGAAGCACTTATCGGCCGGCTTGAAAGTACCATGGAAAGCGAGAGACCTTATTTAAACCAGAATTTATCGTTCGAACGGCTGGCTGAGAAACTGGACATCCCGGTCAAAGAATTATCAAACGCCATTAACCGGCATTATGAAGTGAACTTTTACGAGTTTATTAATAATTACCGGATACAGGAAGCCAGGCAAATGCTGGAAGACCCGGCACACAATGATAAGAGCATCACCAACATATTTTACGATGCCGGATTCAATAGCAAGTCTGTGTATAACACGCTGTTTAAGAAAAAATTTAATAAAACGCCCAGCCAGTACCGTAACGATTTTAAAAATAAACAGGCCAGGCAAAGCGCGTAG
- a CDS encoding tryptophan halogenase family protein — protein sequence MKDTQQLTSVVIAGGGTAGWLTACILAAKHRPGNLSITVIESPGIPTLGVGEGTWPTMRGTLQKIGIDEATFLTACHGSFKQGTSFHHWRKPEASPHQYYHPFSLPFNYFDTDCAAWWQRHQPQMDFASVATSQGAICDRNLAPKQAETPPFAGVVNYGYHLDAVKFAGLLKNHATSESGVTHITGHISSVIPSEDGGIHSVVLDKTGREIEGDIFIDCTGFSARLIGEHCGEPLISCKHILANDSAVAVQCQYAADDSTVASVTRSVAQSKGWIWDIALPERKGAGYVYSSQHCTAEEAIRTLHRYAGSDTSLRDISFGEFSGKAKYFNFEPGYRRSPWQKNCVAIGTSAGFLEPLEASALVMIELAATLLSEQLPRYTNQIAPVARQFNQQLTGKWSRIVDFLKLHYVLSDRDDSAYWQEMRKLSSCSEQLQDWLSMWSTRSPNASDFNLRDEIFPAASYLYVLYGMGFNTAFLPGSADHDSSGHQHAWHKQQQLTRQHLAGLPANRALLNQLTGARQYQVNR from the coding sequence ATGAAGGACACGCAACAACTTACCTCGGTGGTCATTGCAGGCGGTGGCACAGCAGGCTGGCTCACAGCCTGTATCCTGGCCGCTAAGCACCGGCCGGGTAACTTATCAATCACTGTGATTGAGTCACCGGGCATCCCTACCCTTGGGGTTGGAGAAGGCACCTGGCCTACCATGCGTGGCACGCTGCAAAAAATCGGCATTGATGAAGCGACATTTCTCACCGCTTGTCACGGTTCGTTTAAACAGGGCACATCCTTTCACCACTGGCGTAAGCCGGAGGCATCGCCTCATCAGTATTACCACCCTTTTTCCTTGCCATTTAATTACTTTGACACCGATTGTGCGGCATGGTGGCAGCGGCATCAGCCTCAAATGGATTTTGCCAGTGTAGCCACATCGCAGGGAGCCATTTGCGATCGTAACCTTGCCCCTAAGCAAGCAGAAACGCCACCGTTCGCCGGAGTAGTGAATTATGGCTACCACCTCGATGCGGTTAAATTTGCCGGTCTGTTAAAGAACCACGCTACGTCAGAATCGGGTGTTACCCATATTACCGGTCACATCAGCTCAGTCATCCCGTCCGAAGACGGCGGTATTCACAGTGTGGTGCTGGATAAGACCGGCAGGGAGATAGAAGGTGACATATTTATTGATTGCACCGGGTTTTCTGCCCGTCTCATCGGAGAACACTGCGGTGAGCCACTCATTTCCTGTAAACATATACTCGCTAATGACAGTGCTGTAGCCGTGCAGTGCCAATACGCTGCAGATGATTCAACTGTGGCATCAGTTACCCGCTCTGTTGCGCAGTCAAAAGGCTGGATATGGGATATTGCCCTGCCGGAGCGAAAGGGAGCGGGCTACGTGTACAGTTCACAGCACTGCACTGCTGAAGAAGCGATCCGGACGCTTCATCGTTATGCCGGCAGCGACACATCACTGCGGGATATTTCTTTCGGTGAGTTTTCTGGCAAAGCAAAATATTTTAACTTTGAGCCAGGCTACCGGCGTTCGCCGTGGCAGAAAAATTGCGTAGCCATAGGCACTTCGGCAGGCTTTCTGGAACCACTCGAAGCATCTGCGCTGGTTATGATCGAACTGGCAGCTACTTTGTTATCTGAACAACTCCCGCGGTATACAAATCAGATAGCGCCGGTAGCCAGACAATTTAACCAGCAGCTTACAGGCAAATGGTCGCGGATTGTCGATTTTCTCAAGCTGCACTATGTGCTCAGCGACAGGGATGATTCTGCCTACTGGCAGGAAATGCGTAAATTGTCTTCCTGTTCTGAGCAACTTCAGGACTGGTTAAGTATGTGGTCGACCCGCAGCCCCAACGCCTCAGACTTTAATTTACGCGATGAGATATTCCCCGCTGCCAGTTATTTGTATGTGTTGTATGGCATGGGTTTCAACACTGCCTTTCTGCCCGGTTCCGCTGATCATGATTCTTCAGGACATCAGCATGCCTGGCACAAACAACAGCAATTAACCCGTCAGCATCTTGCCGGTCTTCCCGCGAACCGCGCACTCTTAAATCAGCTTACCGGCGCCCGTCAATATCAGGTGAACAGATGA
- a CDS encoding tryptophan halogenase family protein: MNNKKQRVVIAGGGTAGWMAAAALTRLLHNRVDVTLVESSDIGTVGVGEATIPTLVFFHQLLKIDEKAFMAATNATFKLGINFENWRTTRDSYLHAFGATGQDCWAAGFQHFWTRGRQLGLSGDFGQYCLERVAAEAHKFAHLPKNGLNYAFHIDAGRYAGFLRQLAEEAGLKRIDARIEKVVTRPADGFITQLQLDNGDRIDGDLFIDCTGFRGVLIEETLHTGYTDWSHWLLCDSAVAVQTESHAPPLPYTRCIAHEEGWQWRIPLQNRTGNGLVFCSKYLSDDAATQRLTGNIDGAALNDPKVIKFRPGRRVKQWNRNCVSLGLASGFIEPLESTSIHLIQQGIVRLLRMFPHGEVQQSVVDEFNRQSVDEIEHIRDFIILHYHVTERTDSAFWRHCKQMDVPDSLARRLTIFRESGQIHRKNNELFDDSWQQVMIGQGLLPEAYHPIADMMSEQELQNLLTHIKSNIDRTVAGLPTHRQYLNSLFNRA; encoded by the coding sequence ATGAACAATAAAAAACAACGCGTTGTCATTGCAGGTGGCGGCACCGCAGGCTGGATGGCTGCCGCTGCACTAACCCGTTTATTGCATAACCGCGTAGACGTAACCCTGGTCGAAAGCAGTGATATCGGCACTGTCGGTGTGGGAGAAGCGACTATACCGACACTGGTGTTCTTCCATCAATTACTGAAAATTGATGAGAAGGCATTTATGGCGGCAACAAATGCGACCTTCAAACTGGGCATTAACTTTGAAAACTGGCGGACCACACGGGACAGCTACCTTCACGCGTTCGGCGCTACCGGACAGGATTGTTGGGCTGCGGGCTTTCAGCACTTCTGGACCAGAGGAAGACAACTGGGCCTGAGCGGAGATTTTGGTCAGTATTGCCTCGAACGGGTAGCCGCTGAAGCGCACAAGTTTGCTCATCTTCCCAAAAATGGATTGAATTATGCGTTCCATATCGACGCAGGCCGTTACGCCGGGTTCCTGCGTCAACTCGCTGAAGAGGCTGGCCTGAAACGTATTGATGCCAGAATAGAAAAGGTGGTTACCCGTCCCGCTGACGGCTTTATCACTCAGCTTCAACTGGATAATGGTGACCGGATAGATGGTGATTTGTTTATCGACTGCACCGGATTTCGCGGCGTATTAATTGAAGAGACCCTGCATACCGGCTACACAGACTGGTCGCACTGGCTGTTGTGCGACAGCGCGGTAGCCGTTCAGACAGAGAGTCATGCACCACCTCTGCCGTATACCCGGTGTATTGCCCATGAGGAAGGCTGGCAATGGCGGATCCCTCTGCAAAACCGCACAGGCAATGGTCTTGTATTCTGCAGCAAATATTTGTCTGATGATGCAGCGACTCAACGGCTAACCGGCAATATTGACGGCGCTGCGCTGAACGACCCGAAGGTCATTAAATTTCGCCCCGGCCGCAGGGTAAAACAGTGGAACCGGAACTGCGTATCATTAGGGCTGGCAAGCGGTTTCATTGAGCCACTTGAATCCACCAGCATCCATTTAATTCAGCAGGGCATTGTCAGACTACTGCGCATGTTCCCCCACGGAGAAGTGCAGCAGTCCGTCGTTGACGAATTTAACCGCCAGAGTGTGGATGAGATTGAACATATCCGTGATTTTATTATTTTGCACTATCACGTGACTGAGCGCACCGACTCAGCCTTCTGGCGTCACTGTAAGCAAATGGACGTGCCTGATTCACTGGCGCGGCGTTTAACCATTTTCAGAGAGTCGGGTCAGATCCACCGCAAAAATAACGAACTGTTTGATGATTCCTGGCAGCAGGTGATGATAGGTCAGGGACTTTTGCCTGAGGCCTACCACCCTATCGCCGATATGATGAGTGAACAGGAATTACAGAATTTGCTTACTCATATCAAAAGCAATATCGACCGCACAGTTGCCGGCTTACCCACTCACAGACAATACCTGAATTCATTGTTTAACCGGGCATGA
- a CDS encoding TonB-dependent receptor → MKTRPFNKNRIALSVSLVLGSAMITSTQAQEAATDDNVEVIEVSGIRGSMIRAMDLKRSGEGIVEAISAEDIGKFPDTNLAESLQRITGVSIDRSDGEGSRVTIRGFGADRNLVLLNGRQMPTPTRSFDFADLASEGVSTVEVYKTGRASIATGGLGGTVNIITPRPLANPGRQATFGFKAVNDDSTQKGDKWTPEFSGLYSETFMDDKFGIALTGSYQKRDSGNSNASVASGWRSFISGQDEGGWGNLPAEDPDNSYLNKPADGITYAVPQNLVYQFNEAYRTRINGQLTLEYQATDKLKTRLDYTYSERSIDRELTDMSTWFSFNYNNATMVWSEPNEEGISYPIQYQDTDNYSADAARGTGTGINSGRGFSATKNTNNSIGLNLEYQVNDNLVVELDYHDASAKHEPNSPYGSWGSLAMISNNRIRTTVDFSQVLPVLSIEYPEGVDGFEPEDMIGAGSNFGNNHERTDLEQIQAGGKYYFDAGIIESIDFGIAQTETNNHSKYASATRGTWSGVGEPEDWEDSWFTQRSLGDMFDNIAGHADPDLEPYYIDWDFEQIAEYTAATFYNENDTEWPCGPRFCGGTNYTTDRYTDEKMQAVYVQANMVFDIGDMPAEIITGVRYEKTETRASALVPSYDGISWSSTNELVLQPTGESVFTDESGEYDNWLPSIDFKVDLTDDVVARASFSKTISRPGYGDMQGGKTLGGQITTIQGSGSRGNPALLPLESTNYDLSLEWYYDEASYAAVGWFNKDVTNFVGRRTITETAFDLRNPAQGPRADAARAAGFTGNAEIRQYILENYLDSDPNVYLNEHGDVVIDASPEDDLAQFEINIPFNQRDNNVNGWEVAIQHMFWDSGFGVNVNGTMVDGDLYYDNASMEPQYALTGLSDSANFIAFYENDKLSVRVAYNWRDKFLAWIGDGSGDNPVYTEAYGQWDVNMSYDVTGNLTVFVEGINLTNEYQRQHGRHEQMLINLRQSSPRYNLGMRYTF, encoded by the coding sequence ATGAAAACTCGCCCCTTTAATAAGAACAGGATTGCCTTATCGGTTTCTCTTGTTTTGGGTTCGGCGATGATCACCAGCACACAGGCTCAGGAAGCAGCGACTGACGATAATGTAGAAGTTATCGAAGTTAGCGGTATCCGTGGCAGTATGATTCGCGCCATGGATTTAAAGCGCTCGGGTGAGGGTATCGTCGAAGCTATTTCTGCAGAAGATATCGGTAAATTCCCGGACACCAATCTGGCTGAGTCACTTCAACGGATCACTGGTGTATCAATTGACCGCTCAGACGGCGAAGGCAGTCGTGTCACTATCCGTGGCTTTGGCGCTGACCGGAACCTGGTACTGTTAAATGGCCGGCAGATGCCAACGCCGACCCGCTCTTTTGACTTCGCTGATCTGGCTTCAGAAGGGGTGAGTACAGTGGAAGTTTACAAAACCGGGCGGGCTTCCATCGCCACCGGTGGTCTGGGTGGTACAGTAAACATTATCACTCCCCGTCCGCTGGCGAACCCGGGTCGTCAGGCCACTTTTGGCTTTAAAGCAGTGAATGACGATTCAACACAAAAAGGTGATAAGTGGACGCCTGAATTCTCGGGTCTGTACTCAGAAACCTTTATGGATGACAAATTCGGTATTGCGCTGACAGGCAGTTACCAGAAACGTGACAGCGGTAACAGCAACGCTTCCGTAGCATCCGGATGGCGCTCGTTTATTTCCGGTCAGGATGAAGGTGGCTGGGGTAATTTGCCGGCAGAAGATCCTGACAACTCATACCTGAATAAACCAGCTGATGGTATCACCTATGCTGTCCCTCAAAACCTGGTGTATCAATTTAATGAAGCTTACCGTACCCGTATTAATGGCCAGCTAACGCTGGAATATCAGGCTACGGATAAACTGAAAACCAGGCTGGATTATACCTACTCTGAACGCAGTATTGACCGGGAACTGACCGATATGTCGACCTGGTTCTCGTTCAACTACAATAACGCCACAATGGTCTGGTCTGAGCCCAATGAAGAAGGGATTTCTTACCCCATCCAATATCAGGATACAGACAACTACAGCGCTGACGCAGCCAGAGGTACAGGTACCGGCATCAATTCCGGACGGGGATTTTCAGCAACCAAAAATACCAATAACTCTATTGGCTTAAATTTAGAGTATCAGGTCAACGACAACCTGGTGGTGGAGCTGGATTATCACGACGCCTCTGCTAAGCACGAACCCAACAGCCCTTACGGCAGCTGGGGCTCACTGGCAATGATTTCAAATAACCGTATCCGCACCACGGTAGATTTTTCTCAGGTACTGCCTGTACTGAGCATTGAATACCCTGAAGGTGTTGACGGTTTCGAGCCGGAAGACATGATTGGTGCAGGCAGTAACTTTGGTAATAACCACGAGCGTACTGATCTGGAGCAAATTCAGGCCGGCGGTAAATATTATTTTGATGCCGGCATCATCGAAAGTATTGATTTTGGTATCGCCCAGACAGAAACCAATAACCACTCAAAATATGCCAGTGCTACCCGCGGTACATGGAGTGGCGTAGGTGAGCCGGAAGACTGGGAAGACAGCTGGTTTACCCAGCGTTCTTTAGGCGACATGTTCGACAACATTGCAGGCCATGCCGACCCGGATCTGGAACCCTACTATATCGACTGGGATTTTGAGCAGATTGCCGAATATACCGCGGCCACGTTCTACAACGAGAATGACACGGAGTGGCCTTGTGGTCCGCGTTTCTGCGGTGGCACGAATTACACAACGGATCGCTATACCGATGAAAAAATGCAGGCGGTTTATGTGCAGGCAAATATGGTATTCGACATAGGCGATATGCCGGCAGAAATTATCACCGGTGTGCGCTACGAGAAAACAGAAACCCGCGCGTCTGCGCTGGTACCAAGCTACGACGGTATCTCCTGGAGCAGTACCAACGAGCTGGTATTGCAACCCACCGGCGAATCCGTCTTTACTGATGAGTCAGGGGAATACGATAACTGGCTGCCCAGCATCGATTTTAAAGTCGATCTGACCGACGATGTGGTCGCCCGCGCGTCTTTCAGTAAGACGATTTCAAGGCCTGGTTACGGTGACATGCAGGGAGGTAAAACCCTTGGTGGCCAGATCACCACCATTCAGGGTTCAGGTTCCCGCGGTAACCCGGCACTGCTGCCTCTGGAATCCACTAACTACGACTTGTCGCTGGAGTGGTATTACGATGAGGCCAGCTATGCTGCAGTTGGCTGGTTCAATAAAGACGTAACCAACTTTGTGGGCAGACGCACTATTACAGAAACTGCGTTTGATTTACGTAACCCCGCCCAGGGCCCGCGGGCAGATGCCGCAAGAGCAGCCGGTTTCACCGGTAACGCTGAAATTCGTCAGTACATACTGGAAAACTATTTAGACAGCGATCCGAATGTGTATCTGAACGAGCACGGAGATGTGGTTATTGATGCCAGCCCTGAAGATGACCTGGCACAATTTGAAATTAACATCCCCTTCAACCAGCGCGATAACAATGTAAATGGCTGGGAAGTCGCCATACAGCATATGTTCTGGGACAGCGGCTTCGGCGTAAACGTGAACGGTACGATGGTAGACGGCGATCTCTACTACGACAACGCGTCTATGGAGCCGCAATATGCCCTGACCGGCTTAAGCGATTCAGCAAACTTTATCGCATTTTATGAAAACGATAAGTTGTCTGTACGTGTTGCTTATAACTGGCGGGACAAGTTCCTTGCGTGGATTGGCGACGGCTCCGGTGATAACCCGGTTTACACTGAAGCCTACGGCCAGTGGGACGTTAACATGAGCTACGACGTAACCGGAAACCTCACCGTATTCGTGGAAGGCATCAACCTGACTAACGAATATCAGCGTCAGCACGGTCGTCATGAACAAATGTTGATCAACCTGAGACAGTCGTCACCGCGTTATAACTTAGGTATGCGGTATACCTTTTAA
- a CDS encoding SapC family protein, with amino-acid sequence MATPVALNNVTHKHLRVIPSHSTQTNESTMIARVQPFEFRSLQHEYPIVFYKDEQQGFHAVVLLGLEQNENLYLSDTGWDAKTVPLMIERQPFLIGQRPAGENAERQTVLLVDPGSPKLSEIEGEPLFLDHGGHSEYLQRMTDILCAIQEKEEETQYFINTLERHELLESFFLDVSLANGEKHRLTGYYTINEDKLRELADDVVVDLHKAGILQLIHFVIASQANFADLIDRKQARERE; translated from the coding sequence ATGGCCACGCCCGTTGCTTTAAACAATGTCACCCACAAACACTTACGTGTTATCCCTTCCCATTCAACACAAACCAATGAATCCACCATGATTGCCCGTGTGCAGCCTTTCGAATTCAGAAGTTTGCAGCATGAATATCCTATTGTTTTTTACAAAGACGAACAGCAAGGCTTTCATGCGGTTGTCCTTTTGGGTCTGGAGCAAAATGAAAACTTATATCTCAGCGATACCGGCTGGGACGCTAAAACCGTTCCCCTGATGATAGAACGGCAACCGTTTTTAATCGGGCAGCGCCCTGCCGGTGAAAACGCAGAGCGACAAACAGTTCTGCTGGTCGATCCAGGCAGCCCTAAACTCAGTGAAATTGAAGGAGAACCCTTATTCTTAGATCACGGAGGGCACAGCGAATATTTGCAACGCATGACTGACATTCTTTGTGCGATTCAGGAGAAAGAGGAGGAAACGCAGTATTTTATCAACACGCTTGAGCGACACGAATTACTCGAAAGCTTCTTCCTTGATGTGTCACTCGCGAACGGTGAAAAACACCGGCTGACAGGTTACTACACCATCAATGAAGATAAATTGCGGGAACTGGCAGATGATGTGGTCGTAGATTTACACAAAGCAGGAATACTTCAGCTGATTCATTTCGTGATTGCCAGTCAGGCGAACTTTGCTGATCTCATCGACAGAAAGCAGGCCCGTGAGCGTGAATAG
- a CDS encoding cupin-like domain-containing protein, which yields MNSSPALPHCETVTLPPGSPLPDWLLNHSVPVKLNNYVEHWPAVEHSRNSDRSLCGHLLQFYTGEPMGFFFADPSARGRFFYNEDMTGFNFEKVAADLGLFLKKLLESTELNAPPGMYIGGTHLQHYLPGFSAQNPPVPVPSGNVRNGLWVGNRTRVAIHQDLPLNIACCVAGRRKFTLFPPSQTPHLYIGPLDFTPSGQPVSLVDLHNIDHDRYPLFKQALQHGLVAELSPGDALFVPSMWWHEVEALAPFNVLVNYWWRTTPAYADAPVHALHHALLSIAGLPASEKQIWQDIFNHYVFNDDANASDHIPPSARGILGEMDEDRARQLRSLLLQSLQR from the coding sequence GTGAATAGTTCACCGGCGTTACCTCACTGCGAGACTGTCACACTGCCTCCCGGCAGTCCGCTTCCGGACTGGCTATTGAACCACAGCGTACCGGTTAAATTAAATAATTACGTTGAACACTGGCCGGCTGTTGAACATAGCCGGAACAGTGACCGGTCGCTGTGCGGGCATCTTTTACAGTTTTACACCGGCGAACCCATGGGGTTTTTCTTCGCCGACCCCAGCGCCCGGGGACGTTTCTTTTACAATGAAGACATGACGGGATTTAACTTTGAAAAGGTGGCAGCTGATCTGGGCCTGTTTTTAAAGAAATTGCTTGAATCAACTGAACTGAATGCGCCTCCCGGCATGTATATCGGTGGCACGCATTTACAGCACTATTTGCCGGGCTTTAGCGCGCAAAACCCGCCGGTTCCCGTTCCATCCGGCAATGTCAGAAACGGACTTTGGGTCGGAAACCGTACTCGTGTTGCTATTCATCAGGACTTACCGCTGAATATTGCCTGTTGCGTGGCCGGGCGGCGTAAATTTACATTATTTCCGCCGTCACAAACGCCACATTTATACATTGGCCCCCTCGATTTCACACCTTCCGGACAGCCGGTAAGTCTGGTTGACCTGCATAACATCGATCATGACCGCTATCCGCTATTTAAACAGGCATTACAACATGGGCTTGTCGCAGAACTCAGCCCGGGTGATGCACTGTTTGTTCCGTCAATGTGGTGGCATGAAGTGGAAGCTCTGGCTCCGTTTAATGTGCTGGTAAACTACTGGTGGCGCACCACACCTGCATATGCTGACGCCCCCGTTCACGCTCTCCATCATGCGCTGCTCAGCATTGCCGGTTTACCTGCCAGTGAAAAGCAAATCTGGCAGGACATATTTAACCACTATGTTTTCAATGATGACGCCAACGCCTCCGATCACATCCCGCCTTCAGCCAGAGGCATACTGGGTGAAATGGATGAAGATCGCGCCCGCCAGTTAAGAAGTTTATTGCTGCAATCACTACAGCGTTAA